A part of Aquibium oceanicum genomic DNA contains:
- a CDS encoding helix-turn-helix domain-containing protein, whose translation MGKPHPMALRERVAGFVDEGHGHREAARHFLVSPRFVNDFMKRRRETGSLEPRRQGHAASFRSTPPSCASGWPRPGI comes from the coding sequence ATGGGCAAGCCGCACCCGATGGCGTTGCGTGAGCGTGTTGCCGGGTTTGTCGACGAAGGTCATGGCCACCGTGAAGCGGCGCGGCACTTCCTGGTTTCACCCCGCTTCGTGAACGACTTCATGAAACGGCGGCGGGAAACCGGCTCGCTGGAGCCGCGCCGGCAGGGGCACGCGGCAAGCTTTCGCAGCACGCCGCCTTCGTGCGCGAGCGGATGGCCGCGACCGGGGATCTGA
- a CDS encoding AsnC family protein, whose protein sequence is MIAALQDDGRLSNVDLAAQVGLSPSRAFAAQSCLKSVA, encoded by the coding sequence ATGATTGCGGCTCTTCAAGACGATGGCCGGCTCAGCAATGTCGATCTTGCCGCGCAGGTCGGCTTGTCGCCATCCCGTGCCTTCGCCGCGCAAAGCTGCTTGAAGAGCGTGGCGTGA
- a CDS encoding IS630 family transposase gives MAWSSTARTWLACCTASGSATKKALRASEQLRSEVRAARRLWTAGRKPFFAKALPRLVLIDETSTNTRLTKRTGWSLKGERYLTHAPFGHWRTQTFVAGLRSHGLVAAMDRRGRHERRDIRTLRRDPAGAGTHPGDVVILDNVGFHKNERAADPVRQRGAWLLFLPPYSPDLNPIEMAFSKLKALLRKKAARTFDGISTAVGDICDLFDPQQCRNFFKAAGYEGIRCNRL, from the coding sequence GTGGCGTGGTCGTCCACCGCTCGAACGTGGCTCGCCTGCTGCACCGCCTCGGGCTCAGCCACAAAAAAAGCGCTACGCGCCAGCGAGCAGCTGCGATCTGAGGTCCGGGCTGCGCGCAGGCTCTGGACGGCGGGCCGAAAACCGTTCTTCGCCAAAGCCTTGCCCCGCCTCGTCTTAATCGACGAGACCTCGACCAACACCAGGCTGACCAAGCGCACAGGCTGGTCGCTGAAGGGAGAGCGCTACCTGACACACGCGCCCTTCGGACACTGGCGCACGCAGACTTTCGTCGCCGGCCTGCGCAGCCATGGCCTCGTGGCCGCCATGGATCGTCGAGGGCGCCATGAACGGCGAGATATTCGAACGCTACGTCGAGACCCAGCTGGTGCCGGAACTCACCCAGGCGACGTGGTCATCCTCGACAATGTCGGCTTCCATAAGAACGAACGTGCCGCAGACCCCGTGCGCCAGCGCGGCGCATGGCTGCTGTTCCTGCCACCCTACTCGCCCGACCTCAACCCGATCGAAATGGCGTTCTCCAAGCTCAAGGCACTCCTGCGCAAGAAGGCCGCCAGAACCTTCGACGGCATCTCGACAGCGGTCGGCGACATCTGCGACCTGTTCGATCCACAACAATGCCGAAACTTCTTCAAGGCAGCAGGCTATGAGGGGATTAGATGCAACAGGCTTTAG
- a CDS encoding homocysteine S-methyltransferase family protein → MTHTTFPAPRPGRYFLTEGGIETEIMYKWGFDLPEFAMYPLLEKRDSAEAIRGMYRRYLDVVARHGHCALIGGFDYRASPDWGAKLGYSPAALAEANLRSIQFLRDVAADYAGQIPRALFSGYVGPRGDAYSLNRGTTISEAEEYHSVQLETLKKAEVDLAWAVTFNNPAEAIGVVRAARRIGLPVAVSFSLDSSHRLSSGIALAEAIAMVDAATDGYPAFFSLNCSHPFEFEPALDGGGWTRRIRSIRPNAAKMDKIALCKLGHLEEGDPEELGRLMADVGRRYPHMDIWGGCCGTGHVHLEEIARHLPQPVPT, encoded by the coding sequence ATGACCCACACGACTTTCCCCGCGCCCCGTCCGGGCCGCTACTTCCTGACCGAAGGCGGCATAGAAACCGAGATCATGTACAAATGGGGCTTCGACCTGCCCGAGTTCGCGATGTATCCGCTTCTGGAGAAGCGCGACTCCGCGGAGGCGATCCGCGGTATGTACCGCCGTTATCTCGACGTCGTGGCAAGGCACGGCCATTGTGCGCTGATCGGCGGGTTCGACTACCGCGCCAGCCCCGACTGGGGCGCCAAGCTCGGCTATTCGCCCGCCGCGCTGGCCGAGGCCAATCTGCGCTCGATCCAGTTCCTGCGCGACGTTGCCGCCGACTACGCTGGCCAGATCCCGCGGGCGCTGTTCTCCGGTTATGTCGGCCCGCGCGGCGATGCCTACAGCCTGAACCGCGGTACGACGATCTCCGAGGCCGAGGAGTATCACAGCGTCCAGCTGGAGACCCTGAAGAAGGCCGAGGTCGACCTCGCCTGGGCGGTCACGTTCAACAATCCGGCCGAGGCGATCGGCGTGGTCCGGGCGGCCCGCCGCATCGGCCTTCCCGTTGCCGTGTCGTTCTCGCTCGACAGTTCGCACCGCCTGTCCTCGGGCATCGCGCTTGCCGAGGCGATCGCCATGGTGGATGCCGCGACCGATGGCTACCCCGCCTTCTTCTCGCTCAACTGCTCGCATCCCTTCGAGTTCGAGCCGGCGCTCGATGGCGGCGGCTGGACGCGGCGTATCCGCTCGATCCGGCCGAACGCCGCTAAGATGGACAAGATCGCGCTCTGCAAGCTCGGCCATCTCGAGGAAGGCGACCCGGAAGAGCTTGGCCGCCTGATGGCCGACGTCGGTCGACGCTATCCGCACATGGACATCTGGGGCGGCTGCTGCGGCACCGGGCACGTGCATCTGGAGGAGATTGCGCGCCACCTGCCACAGCCGGTGCCGACATGA
- a CDS encoding TetR/AcrR family transcriptional regulator → MERVKSKRELILDIAESGILSKGFGATSIDEIIAEADITKSGFFYHFKDKNELARALLQRYLDTEEALLDTVFTRARELHGDPLHSFLIGLKMLSEMMADLPNGHPGCLVATVAYSERMFDREVRTLNRQAILIWRERFLGMLQEIAAIYPPRDDVDLRAVADMISSTVEGGIVMSRAVGEPKVLPEQIVLLRSYIKLLFTAPGQG, encoded by the coding sequence ATGGAAAGGGTCAAGTCCAAACGGGAGCTCATCCTCGACATCGCCGAGTCGGGCATCCTGTCGAAAGGCTTCGGCGCGACCTCGATCGATGAGATCATCGCCGAGGCGGACATCACCAAGAGCGGCTTCTTCTATCACTTCAAGGACAAGAACGAGCTCGCCCGGGCGCTTCTGCAACGCTACCTCGACACCGAGGAAGCCCTCCTCGACACCGTGTTCACCCGCGCGAGGGAATTGCACGGCGATCCGCTGCACTCGTTCCTCATCGGGCTGAAGATGCTGTCGGAGATGATGGCGGATCTTCCCAACGGCCATCCCGGCTGTCTGGTGGCGACCGTTGCCTATTCGGAGAGGATGTTCGACCGGGAAGTGAGGACACTGAACCGGCAGGCCATCCTGATATGGCGCGAACGCTTTCTCGGCATGCTCCAGGAGATCGCGGCAATCTATCCCCCGCGCGACGACGTGGATCTGAGAGCGGTCGCCGACATGATCTCCAGCACCGTCGAGGGAGGCATCGTGATGTCGCGCGCGGTCGGCGAGCCCAAGGTGCTGCCCGAGCAGATCGTCCTGCTGCGATCCTACATCAAGCTCCTGTTCACCGCCCCCGGCCAGGGCTGA
- a CDS encoding bifunctional sugar phosphate isomerase/epimerase/4-hydroxyphenylpyruvate dioxygenase family protein, translating to MKTSIATVSISGDLPEKLSAIAAAGFDGVEIFENDFLAFDGSPADVGRMVRDHGLEITLFQPFRDFEGMPEPQRGRTFDRAERKFDLMAELGTDLMLVCSNASPLSLGGIDRAAADFRELGERAERRGMRVGFEALAWGRHVSDHRDAWEIVRRADQKNIGLILDSFHTLARRIDPDTIRSIPGDRIFIVQLADAPLIEMDLLYWSRHFRNMPGEGDLPVAAFMRAVAATGYSGTLSLEIFNDQFRGGSPKSVSVDGHRSLVYLMDQVRRTEPGVAIPVPEMPDRIEAQGVEFVEFTADEEESQELASVLVAMGFRRAGRHKTKDVTLFRQGDVNLVINTERKGFAHSSYLVHGSSAYALGLKVEDARATVARATALGAEVFHQAPGPGELTIPAIRGVGGGIIYFIDATSDLAKVWDIEFEPVEDETAGADVGLAAVDHVAQTMAYEEMLSWVLFYTAIFRTRKTPMVDIVDPAGLVRSQAIGNGDGSLRLTLNGAENRRTLAGHFIAESFGSGIQHLAFRTNDIFAAAAALRRNGLEPLAISRNSYDDLEARFGLEPELADRLRAENILYDRDGTAEYFQIYSPMFGEGFFFEIVERRGGYSGYGGPNAPFRIAAQKRRMRPKGMPKV from the coding sequence ATGAAGACCTCGATAGCGACCGTCTCCATCAGTGGCGACTTGCCAGAGAAACTCTCGGCCATCGCGGCCGCGGGCTTCGACGGGGTCGAGATCTTCGAGAACGACTTCCTCGCCTTCGATGGCTCGCCGGCCGACGTGGGCCGGATGGTGCGTGATCACGGGCTCGAGATTACGCTTTTCCAGCCGTTCCGCGACTTCGAGGGAATGCCGGAGCCGCAGCGCGGCCGGACCTTCGACCGCGCCGAGCGCAAGTTCGACCTGATGGCGGAACTGGGCACCGACCTCATGCTGGTCTGCTCGAACGCCTCCCCGCTGTCACTTGGCGGCATCGACCGTGCTGCGGCGGATTTCCGTGAGCTCGGAGAGCGCGCGGAACGGAGGGGAATGCGTGTCGGCTTCGAGGCGCTGGCCTGGGGCAGGCATGTCAGCGATCACCGGGATGCCTGGGAGATAGTACGGCGCGCCGATCAGAAGAACATTGGACTCATCCTTGATTCTTTCCACACGCTCGCCCGCAGGATCGATCCGGATACGATCCGTTCCATACCGGGTGACCGCATCTTCATCGTCCAACTCGCTGACGCGCCTCTGATCGAGATGGACCTGCTCTACTGGAGCCGCCATTTCCGGAACATGCCAGGCGAGGGCGACTTGCCGGTGGCGGCGTTCATGCGGGCGGTCGCGGCGACGGGGTATTCGGGAACGCTCTCGCTGGAGATATTCAACGACCAGTTCCGCGGCGGCTCTCCGAAATCGGTCTCGGTCGACGGACATCGTTCGCTCGTCTACCTGATGGACCAGGTTAGGCGTACCGAGCCCGGCGTAGCCATACCGGTTCCAGAAATGCCGGATCGGATCGAAGCGCAGGGTGTAGAGTTCGTAGAATTCACCGCGGACGAGGAGGAATCGCAGGAACTCGCTTCCGTTCTGGTCGCGATGGGTTTCCGGAGGGCGGGACGCCACAAAACGAAGGATGTCACGCTCTTCCGACAGGGCGACGTCAATCTGGTCATCAACACGGAGCGGAAGGGCTTCGCCCACTCCTCCTATCTCGTCCACGGCTCCTCGGCCTATGCGCTGGGGCTCAAGGTGGAGGACGCACGGGCGACCGTTGCACGAGCGACAGCGCTGGGTGCCGAGGTTTTCCATCAGGCGCCCGGACCGGGTGAACTGACGATCCCCGCCATTCGTGGCGTAGGCGGCGGCATCATCTACTTCATCGACGCGACGTCGGATCTCGCCAAGGTCTGGGACATCGAATTCGAGCCGGTCGAGGACGAGACCGCCGGAGCTGACGTCGGCCTGGCGGCCGTCGACCATGTCGCCCAGACGATGGCCTACGAAGAGATGTTGAGCTGGGTGCTCTTCTACACGGCGATCTTCCGGACCCGGAAGACGCCGATGGTCGACATCGTGGACCCGGCAGGCCTGGTGCGCAGCCAGGCCATCGGGAATGGCGACGGCTCTCTGCGTCTCACACTCAACGGGGCGGAGAACCGTCGCACACTTGCCGGGCATTTCATCGCCGAAAGCTTCGGGTCGGGCATTCAGCACCTGGCATTCCGCACCAACGACATCTTTGCGGCCGCCGCTGCTCTGAGACGCAACGGGCTGGAGCCACTCGCGATCTCGCGCAACTCCTACGACGATCTGGAAGCGCGTTTCGGCCTGGAACCCGAACTTGCGGACCGACTGCGCGCCGAGAACATCCTCTATGACCGGGATGGAACCGCCGAGTACTTCCAGATTTACAGCCCCATGTTCGGGGAAGGTTTCTTCTTCGAGATCGTCGAGCGCCGAGGCGGCTACAGCGGCTATGGCGGCCCAAACGCCCCTTTCCGTATTGCAGCCCAGAAGCGCAGGATGCGTCCGAAAGGCATGCCGAAGGTCTGA
- a CDS encoding shikimate dehydrogenase family protein, with protein MAVVKLGLIGDNITRSQSPRLHVLAGKLCGIEVSYERLIPALLGLDFDAVLDSCVREGYRGINITYPYKEVVVHRVAVPDPLTERMRACNTVVFGDQRPLGYNTDFSGFVSAYRAAFGDGSPGKVAVAGAGGVGKAIAFALTRLGATELRFFDQDRHKAEDLARVLSDPDLPMHVTTAPSIAVAADGADGLVNCTPLGMSGYPGTAIDLEHMRTAKWAFDAVYTPVETEFLKLASDTGLSVMSGWELFFHQGVHAFRLFTGEDVDVAELRRALETSDEKLYA; from the coding sequence GTGGCCGTCGTCAAACTCGGGCTGATCGGCGACAACATCACGCGCTCGCAGTCTCCACGCCTGCACGTCCTGGCAGGGAAGCTGTGCGGCATCGAGGTGTCTTACGAGCGGCTGATCCCCGCGCTCCTCGGGCTCGATTTCGATGCGGTGCTGGATAGCTGCGTGCGGGAAGGCTACCGCGGCATCAACATAACCTACCCCTACAAGGAGGTTGTCGTGCACCGGGTTGCGGTGCCGGATCCGCTGACGGAAAGGATGCGGGCCTGCAACACAGTGGTATTCGGTGATCAGCGCCCGCTCGGTTACAACACGGACTTCTCCGGCTTCGTGTCAGCGTACCGTGCCGCCTTCGGTGACGGCTCACCAGGCAAAGTCGCCGTAGCAGGGGCTGGCGGCGTGGGGAAGGCGATAGCTTTCGCCCTGACGAGACTGGGGGCGACCGAACTGCGGTTTTTCGACCAGGACCGTCACAAAGCAGAGGATCTGGCGAGGGTGCTTTCAGATCCTGATCTGCCGATGCATGTAACCACCGCGCCCTCCATCGCGGTCGCTGCCGATGGCGCGGACGGGCTCGTAAACTGCACGCCGCTTGGCATGAGCGGCTATCCCGGAACCGCAATCGACCTGGAGCATATGCGAACAGCGAAGTGGGCGTTTGACGCGGTCTACACGCCCGTTGAGACAGAGTTCCTGAAGCTGGCCTCGGATACGGGGCTGTCCGTCATGAGCGGGTGGGAGCTCTTCTTCCATCAGGGTGTCCACGCCTTTCGTCTGTTCACGGGCGAAGACGTGGACGTAGCGGAACTGCGCCGAGCCTTGGAGACAAGCGACGAAAAGCTCTACGCATGA